GCATCCTGGCGAGGTGGTGGAGGAGAAGATTTCGTTGTCCGAGCGCTTTGGCTTGTGGGTGAGTTTTTATCCTTTCAGCCAAGACGAGTATCTGGTTATCGTGGCTCAGTGGTTGTCGTCCTTTGGCGTGCCTGCGGACGAAATCGAAGCGGCCCGTCCGCTGGCCCTGGTCTGGGCCTTGGAGCGGGGATCGCGCAGTGGCCGGGTGGCCTACCAGTTCGCGCGTGACTACGCAGGGACACATGCGGCGCGAGGCTGACATGTTGGCCCTTGTGGCGCCAATGGACCACCATTGCCTTCCTGGCAAGGGGTTGGTTCGGGGCAATTGCCATGGGTGATGGGGTTCTGGTGGTCGATGCCGACCGCCAGCGCAGCGATCCCGAGGGCCGGCTGGTGGTGGAGGTGGCGGTGGGGATCTTGATCAGCCCGACCGGTGAATTTCTGCTGACGTCCAGGCCCGAAGGCAAGGTCTATGCGGGCTATTGGGAGTTTCCGGGAGGCAAGCTCGAAGCCGGCGAGAATGTGGAGCAGGCCCTGCGGCGCGAGTTGCAGGAAGAAATCGGGGTGACGATAGGCATCGTGCACGCCTGGAGGGAATCGCTCGTGGACTATCCGCATGCTTTGGTGCGGTTGCATTTCTGCAAGGTGTTCGACTGGACAGGCACACTGCACATGCATGAGGGGCAGCAGTTCAGCTGGGAGCGTCTGCCGGTTCGCTGTCGTCCGGTGCTGGCCGGAACGGTGCCGGTTCTCGAATGGCTGGCCGCCGAACAGGCCGTTTGAGCACGGTCCCGCAAAAAATCTTTCAGCTCTGTTCGAAATCCGGATCGGTGTTGGGCAACTGCTCAGGCAGTTTGAAGCGTTCGCTGGCCCAGGCGCCCAAATCCATGTTCCTGCAGCGTTCACAACAGAACGGGCGGAACCGGTTGCTCGGACCGTACACGCTGGGTCCTCCACAGCCAGGGCAACGCACGGTCTTGATCGGGGCCTCGTGGGCCGTGTTCACCATGGGCCGCCTCAAGCGCAGAGGGTCAGTTCGAAGGCGGCATCTTCCTGCGCCGGGTGCAGTCGGTCGTCATCCCCTTGGCGCATCAGCCGCACTGAAAGCATCAAACGGTTGCCGCTGATTTCGGGTATCAAACCCTGCGAGGGATCGATGCGCAAACGCAGCAATTGGAAGCTGCGACCTTGCGGCAGGTTCTGCTGGAACTGACCAGCCGGCGCCACCACTTTTTGCGGTGATCCAGAGTCTCTGAGCATCTTCAGGAGCAGCACAATGGATTCGGCCAACGGTGCCAGCGGCTCGGACCAGCGCTGTAGATCGGCTTGGCGCTGTTCCGTGCCGTGGTGCTGCCAGTCGAAGTAGGCCGGCAAATCGAACTCACAGGTCCCCCCGGGGATGCCGATGCGACTGCGGATGCTCATGAGCCAGTCGTTCTCGGTCAGAGACTGGCCCGTTTTGCCTGCGAGCTGGTTGAGCCGGGTGAAGCAACCGTCCAGCTGGGCAATGACACCGTCCAGCACCTGCTCCGCAATTGCCGGGTTGCCCCGGTAGCTGTTGAGCTGCTGTTTCTGCCGCTCGATGTCCTTGAGCACGTCGGACTTCATGTCGGCGCGTGAGGCGACGTCCATGATTTCGAAAATGGTCTGGATGGCGTAGTGATGATCCAGCGCGTGGCTGCGTGGTACCAACTCGGCCAGGCGGCGGAACAACTGCTCCAGCCGCAGGTAGGTTCGTATGCGTTCGTTGAGAGGGTATTCGTACAGGATCACAGCGGCGGAGCTTCGCAGGGAAAGGCGTCGGGCGGGGCTTTCATCATAGCCCGAACTCATCGGCGAGCAGACCAACCAGACGCCGCAAGGGTTCGATCTGGTAACCATCGTTGAAGATCACCATATCGGCGGCCAGCAGTCGCTGTGCGCGCGGACACTGGCTGCGCAAGACGGCTTCTATGGTGTCGCGGTCCCAGCCATTGCGTTCGGTCACGCGGCGGATTTGCGTTTCCTCTGAACAGTCCACCACCAGCACACGGTCTAGCTGCTGGCGCCACTCCGCCGATTCGACCAGCAGCGGCACGTCAAATACCAGGCATGGTGAGCTGGATGCGGCCGCCAGTCGCCGGATTTCGGCTCGCACCAAGGGGTGGACGATGGCCTCAAGGGCTTGTCTGGCCTCGGGATGGGTGAACACATGGTCGCGCATGCGTGGGCGATCCAGTGCCCCATCCGGGGTGATGAAATCCTGACCGAAAGTCTGAGCGATGGCGGGGATGGCCGAGCCATTTTCAAGCGTGCAGGCACGGGAAATGGCATCGGCATCGATCACGGAGGCTCCCCGGTCCTTCAGCAAGTGGGCCACGGTGCTCTTGCCGCTGCCGATGCCTCCCGTGAGTCCCAGGCGCAGGATGGTGCGCGCGGTCATGGCTCGGTCAGAGGCCGATGAAGGACACGATGGCCGACGGACCAAAGATCATTGAAGTCAGGCCCGCCACTGCCAGGAAGGGACCGAAAGGGACATAGCCACCTTCACGCAATTGGCCCAGGAGTTTGATGGTTATGCCAACCGCAGCACCAACGACAGACGCCATGAGAATGACCGGGATCAGCGCTTGCCAGCCAAACCAGGCGCCAAAGGCTGCGAACAGTTTGAAGTCGCCATAGCCCATGCCTTCTTTGCCGGTCACCAGCTTGAAGGCCCAGTACACCAGCCACAGCGAGAGATAACCAGCGACTGCGCCCCAGAGGGCATCGGGCAGGGCGGTGTCGGTCAGACGCAGGCCTGCCGCGCACAGGCCCGCCCAGAGCAGGGGCAGGGTGATGTCATCGGGCAGCAGGGTGGTGTCCCAATCGATACAGGCGAGTGCGAGGACGGCAGCCGAAAAGCCGCACCAGGCCAGGGCCTCCGCGGTCAGGCCCCAATTCCAGCCGCACCATGCAAACAATGCCGCGCCGACCAGCTCCACCATCGGATACCGCAGGCTGATAGGGGCCGCACAGCTTCGGCATTTGCCCCGCAATGCCAGGTAGCTGAGCACCGGGATGTTCTCAAACCAGCGGATCGTGTGACCGCAGTGCGGGCAACGGGAGCGCGGAACAAGCAGGTTGAATGGCTCGGGGTCAGCGCTCTGGGCCTGCTGCACCGGGTCCGCAGATGAGGGATGCAGCTCCGCGCATTCGGCCGTCCAACGCAGCTCCATCATCTTGGGCAGACG
This Hydrogenophaga taeniospiralis DNA region includes the following protein-coding sequences:
- a CDS encoding NUDIX domain-containing protein translates to MGDGVLVVDADRQRSDPEGRLVVEVAVGILISPTGEFLLTSRPEGKVYAGYWEFPGGKLEAGENVEQALRRELQEEIGVTIGIVHAWRESLVDYPHALVRLHFCKVFDWTGTLHMHEGQQFSWERLPVRCRPVLAGTVPVLEWLAAEQAV
- a CDS encoding DNA gyrase inhibitor YacG, encoding MVNTAHEAPIKTVRCPGCGGPSVYGPSNRFRPFCCERCRNMDLGAWASERFKLPEQLPNTDPDFEQS
- the zapD gene encoding cell division protein ZapD, whose amino-acid sequence is MILYEYPLNERIRTYLRLEQLFRRLAELVPRSHALDHHYAIQTIFEIMDVASRADMKSDVLKDIERQKQQLNSYRGNPAIAEQVLDGVIAQLDGCFTRLNQLAGKTGQSLTENDWLMSIRSRIGIPGGTCEFDLPAYFDWQHHGTEQRQADLQRWSEPLAPLAESIVLLLKMLRDSGSPQKVVAPAGQFQQNLPQGRSFQLLRLRIDPSQGLIPEISGNRLMLSVRLMRQGDDDRLHPAQEDAAFELTLCA
- the coaE gene encoding dephospho-CoA kinase (Dephospho-CoA kinase (CoaE) performs the final step in coenzyme A biosynthesis.), coding for MTARTILRLGLTGGIGSGKSTVAHLLKDRGASVIDADAISRACTLENGSAIPAIAQTFGQDFITPDGALDRPRMRDHVFTHPEARQALEAIVHPLVRAEIRRLAAASSSPCLVFDVPLLVESAEWRQQLDRVLVVDCSEETQIRRVTERNGWDRDTIEAVLRSQCPRAQRLLAADMVIFNDGYQIEPLRRLVGLLADEFGL
- a CDS encoding prepilin peptidase, coding for MPDAGVLDAALLGVLGLLVGSFLNVVIHRLPKMMELRWTAECAELHPSSADPVQQAQSADPEPFNLLVPRSRCPHCGHTIRWFENIPVLSYLALRGKCRSCAAPISLRYPMVELVGAALFAWCGWNWGLTAEALAWCGFSAAVLALACIDWDTTLLPDDITLPLLWAGLCAAGLRLTDTALPDALWGAVAGYLSLWLVYWAFKLVTGKEGMGYGDFKLFAAFGAWFGWQALIPVILMASVVGAAVGITIKLLGQLREGGYVPFGPFLAVAGLTSMIFGPSAIVSFIGL